The following nucleotide sequence is from Catonella massiliensis.
GTGGTGTTTGACCTTGAAACAACAGGGGTATCGCCACTTACAGATGCAATTATAGAGATATCTGCAGTCAAGGTGAGGGACGGGCAGATTGTAGATGAGTTCTCGACCTTGGTAAATCCTAAGAGGAGGATTCCTTACGGAGCATCTAGGGTAAACGGAATTACCGATGAGATGGTGGCTGATATGCCGGTCTTTGAGGAGGTCTTAAAGGATTTTATCGATTTTATAGGAGATGATATCCTTGTTGGGCACAATATCCATGAATTTGATATGAAGTTTATCCACAGGGACTGTGAGGCATTTTTTAGGCTCTTCCTTGGCAATGACTACATAGATACCCTGCCTCTGGCAAGGAAATGTCTGCCTATCTTAGGACACCATAAGCTTACAGACCTTGCTACATACTATAAGATACCAGCCGAAGGAGCACACAGAGCCTTGAATGACTGTAGGATGAACCAGCAGGTATTTGAAAGGTTGGGAGAGGAACTAAAAAATGGCGAAAAGCCCCTTAAGGTATGCCCAAGGTGTGGAGGAACTCTTAAGCTTAGAAATGGCAAATTTGGCAGCTTTTTTGGCTGCAGTTCCTATCCAAATTGCAGGTATACGGAAAATATAGCAAATGAAACCAAGTAGTTGACAAAACTGATTCATTTCGCTATTATGTTTGTAAATGTAATGCGAAAGAGGAGTAGTTCCGTATTCTTATCAGAGAGAGGCCGGTGGGTGAGAGGTCTTAGGAAGAAGGAGTGAAGGTAGCTTTCAAACAGCATCTCTGAGAAAGTGCGATAAGCAGATTAGGAGATGACGGATTCCCCGTTACGGAGATAAAGGTGATGAGTTTAACGTAACTCAAATTATTCACTTATCTAAAAAAGAGGTCTGTGACCTGAGGTGTGAATGAATTGAACTTAATGTTTGAAATTTATCATAAATTAAGGTGGTACAGCGGGATATGCTCTCGCCCTTAGCTAAGGCTAGGGGTGGGAGTTTTTTTATTTGACAGGAAATTTCTCCAAAATTTCCTGTCAAATAAAAATCTCTCCGAGGGATTGCACTGCGGCGGATGAGTAGATGTCGCTAGTGCGACCCGCAGCAGGCGAAAAATCCTGCTTTGCAGGATTCTTATTTTAAAGGAGGATTACATGAAAAAAGAACTTGAGAAGACCTACGATCCGAAGCAGATTGAGGACAAAATCTATCATAACTGGACTGAGAAGGGATATTTCCATGCGGAAGTAAATCCTAACAAGAAGCCATTTACCATAGTTATGCCGCCACCAAATATCACAGGACAGCTTCACATGGGACATGCATTAGACAATACCATGCAGGACATCCTCATCCGTTTTAAGAGGATGCAGGGCTATGAGGCACTGTGGCAGGCAGGAACTGACCACGCTTCCATAGCTACTGAGGCTAAGATAGTAGAAAAGCTTAAAGAAGAGGGTACTTCTAAGGAAGAACTTGGTAGAGAAGGCTTTCTTAAGCGTGCATGGGAATGGAAGGATGAGTACGGCGGAAGAATCATTTCACAGCTTAAAAAGCTTGGCTCATCCTGCGACTGGGAGAGAGAACGCTTTACTATGGACGAGGGCTGCTCTGAGGCGGTTAAAGAGGTATTTGTAAAGCTTTATGACAAGAAGCTCATTTACAAGGGCTCAAGGCTTGTAAACTGGTGCCCTGTATGTAATACCTCCATTTCAGATGCTGAGGTTGAGCACGAGGAAAAGGCAGGGCATTTCTGGCATATCAAATACCCTATTATGGAAGACGGGAAGCCTAGCACAACCAACTTCCTTGAATTTGCCACCACACGTCCTGAGACCATGCTTGGAGATACAGCTGTAGCGGTAAATCCTGAGGATGAAAGATATACCTACCTTAAGGGGAAGACAGTATGGCTTCCTATAGCAGAGCGTGAAATCCCTGTGATTGAAGATAGCTATGTAGATATGGAATTTGGTACAGGTGTAGTTAAGATTACTCCTGCTCACGACCCTAACGACTTCGAAGTAGGTAAACGCCATGGCCTCCCTGAAATCAACATCATGAATGATGATGCTACCATCAATGAAAATGGTGGCAAGTACGAAGGTCTTGACAGATATGAGGCTAGAAAGAAGATCGTTGAGGAGCTTGACAGCCTTGGACTCCTTGGCAGGATAGAAGACCACAGCCACAATGTAGGTACCTGTTACCGCTGTCACAGCGTAGTTGAGCCTCTTATCAAAGAGCAGTGGTTTGTAAAAATGGATGAAATGATTAAGCCTGCAAGCGAGGCTGTAAAGACAGGTGAGATTAAGCTCATCCCTGAGAGAATGGACAAAACCTATTTTAACTGGACAGACAATATCAGAGACTGGTGTATATCCAGACAGCTCTGGTGGGGACATAGAATACCTGCCTGGTACTGCGGTGATTGTGGAGAGATTATAGTTGCCAAGGAAGAGCCAAAGGTGTGCCCTAAGTGCGGTAAGTCACATCTTAAGCAGGATGAGGATACCCTTGATACCTGGTTTTCATCAGCACTTTGGCCATTTTCAACACTTGGCTGGCCTAATGAGACTCCTGAATACAAGTATTTCTACCCTACAGATGTGCTTGTAACAGGCTATGACATCATCTTCTTCTGGGTTATAAGGATGATATTTTCCGCTTACGAACAGACAGGAAAGGCACCTTTTCATACTGTTATGTTCCACGGCCTTGTAAGGGATTCACAGGGACGTAAGATGAGTAAATCGCTTGGCAACGGTATAGATCCGCTTGAAATCATAGACAAATACGGTGCTGATGCACTTAGGTTTACACTAATCACAGGTAATGCACCCGGTAATGACATGCGTTTCTACAACGAAAGAGTGGAAGCAAGCAGAAATTTTGCCAACAAGGTATGGAATGCATCAAGATTTATCATGATGAACCTGGACGCCGCAGAAGTTCCTGCTAACATTGACCTCTCTGAACTTACTCCTGCCGATAAATGGATACTTAGCAGGGCAAACAAGCTCTCAGCAGAAATGACTGAGAACATGGATGCTTTTGAGCTTGGTATAGCAGTTCAGAAGGTATATGACTTCATTTGGGAGGAGTTCTGTGACTGGTATATCGAAATGGTGAAGCCTCGCCTTTACAGCGATACTGATAAGACCAAGGCAGCTGCCTTATTTACACTTAAGACGGTACTTATCAATATGCTGAAACTCCTCCATCCTTTCATGCCTTTTGTTACAGAGGAAATCTATCAGGCACTTCGTGAAAATGAGCCTAATGAGGCAGTTAAGTCTGCTATGGAAGAGAGCATTATGATATCTAATTGGCCTACATTTAAGGCAGAGTGGGATTTTGCGAAGGAAGAGGCAGAAGTTGCCCTTATCAAAGAGGCCGTAAAGAGTATCAGAGCGGTGCGTACAGATAAGAATGTACCACCTTCAAGGAAGGCAAAGGTTATAGTCGTTTCTGACAAGGAGGAGGTAAGAAAGGTATTTACAGAGGGTGAGAGCTTCTTTGCAAGTCTTTCTTATGCAAGTGAGGTAGAGGTACAGGCAGATAAGTCTGGAATTGATGACAATGCAGTATCTGCGGTTATATCTCAGGCAGTAATCTACATGCCTTTTAGCGACCTTGTAGACATAGATAAGGAAGTGGAGAGACTTGAAAAAGAGCATAAGAGGCTTGAAGGAGAGATTGCCCGCTCAAACGGTATGCTAAGCAACGAGAAGTTCGTATCCAAGGCTCCTGAGGCTAAGATAAATGAGGAGAAGGAGAAGCTCGCTAAATATACCGAGATGCTTAAGCAGGTAGAAGAACAGCTGGGAAGACTTAAGAAAAACTAAGGATTTAGAATTAAGTCCAAAGGGGCATAAAACTCAAGGTATATAAGTACTTGGAATTAAAGATGCCAGGTAATAAAGATGTTATGACAGATTCTTACAGCTAATTAAAACCGGTACAGGTAACGGATATTCCGCCATCTGTGCCGGTTTTTGACTAGCATTAAAGGCTATCGAATAATGAGAGCCAGACAAATGAAGTTTATCAACAGTGCAACTCTCATAATTCCTATAGATTCACAATCGTATTCAAGTCATAAAGATAAATATTTTTAGAAGCCTTTGCCTCCGTAAGTATTTTCTTATCGAAGCCTGATTCTGAAAAAAGAGCATAGTAGAACTTGGCTTTTTCCTTTTCGTGAGTAAGCTTTGCTACGGTGCTAATATACTCTGAGTAATCAAAAGGGACATTCTTAAACTTACATTCACCGACTAGATATTCCTTATTATTCCTTCCTATACCTAGAAGGTCTATCTCTGTTTCGGCTATCCTTAGTCCGCTTGAGGCTTTGCTATCATGCATGGTAGTCTTTCCAAACCATCGTCCAAGCTTAATGATACGAAATGGGAGCTGGTCTTTCTTTTGAAGTTCCATGATAAACTGTCTGCATACGTCTTCAAATGCTAAAGAGGCAAATTCATGAAGAGAAGGCTCTACTATGTATTTATGCACGCCTTCTACATCGCCGTCTTCAAGCTGTGAGATATTTGCGTATCCGAAAGCGTACCAAAATCTAAAGAAGTTGTCATTTAACCTGTATAAACCTCTTTTCGTATTTGCCATTTCCTTTGTAGATGATTCAATGGAAAATTCGCGGCTTATAAGTCCAAGTTCAATTAGATTTTTTAAGTATACACTCGTTTTTGAAGTATCTTCAACCATTGATTTTTGACTGATATCATTTAGCTTGGTGCTGCCTAGGGCAACGGCCTCTATAACTGAGTTGTAAACGGAAGTTTCCCTAAGTTCCTGATGCAGCAAAAACTCTACCTCACTGTATAACACCGAACCTTTGGTAAGTATACCACGTTTTATATTTTCTCTAAGTGGAAGTTCAGGATTAAACTGTTTTAAGTAATGTGGGATACCTCCAAGGATGGAGTATGCATATACCTTATCCCTTTCAGAATAATTAGGGAAAAACTGTATCGCGT
It contains:
- a CDS encoding 3'-5' exonuclease, giving the protein MLGLRTGEKLEKYVKDYVVFDLETTGVSPLTDAIIEISAVKVRDGQIVDEFSTLVNPKRRIPYGASRVNGITDEMVADMPVFEEVLKDFIDFIGDDILVGHNIHEFDMKFIHRDCEAFFRLFLGNDYIDTLPLARKCLPILGHHKLTDLATYYKIPAEGAHRALNDCRMNQQVFERLGEELKNGEKPLKVCPRCGGTLKLRNGKFGSFFGCSSYPNCRYTENIANETK
- a CDS encoding ATP-binding protein, coding for MFIGREQELQFLNDRYNENKGQLIVLYGRRRVGKTETLREFCKDKPHVFFSCTQSTDKAQLSRFSSILLKENIPARDYISEFSDWEKAFRSVLDLPYRDSKKLIIIDEFPYMCKGNPSIPSILQNLWDIEFKDKNVMIILCGSSMSFIEKEILSEKNPLYGRATGVYKMKEMGFYDAIQFFPNYSERDKVYAYSILGGIPHYLKQFNPELPLRENIKRGILTKGSVLYSEVEFLLHQELRETSVYNSVIEAVALGSTKLNDISQKSMVEDTSKTSVYLKNLIELGLISREFSIESSTKEMANTKRGLYRLNDNFFRFWYAFGYANISQLEDGDVEGVHKYIVEPSLHEFASLAFEDVCRQFIMELQKKDQLPFRIIKLGRWFGKTTMHDSKASSGLRIAETEIDLLGIGRNNKEYLVGECKFKNVPFDYSEYISTVAKLTHEKEKAKFYYALFSESGFDKKILTEAKASKNIYLYDLNTIVNL
- a CDS encoding valine--tRNA ligase, translated to MKKELEKTYDPKQIEDKIYHNWTEKGYFHAEVNPNKKPFTIVMPPPNITGQLHMGHALDNTMQDILIRFKRMQGYEALWQAGTDHASIATEAKIVEKLKEEGTSKEELGREGFLKRAWEWKDEYGGRIISQLKKLGSSCDWERERFTMDEGCSEAVKEVFVKLYDKKLIYKGSRLVNWCPVCNTSISDAEVEHEEKAGHFWHIKYPIMEDGKPSTTNFLEFATTRPETMLGDTAVAVNPEDERYTYLKGKTVWLPIAEREIPVIEDSYVDMEFGTGVVKITPAHDPNDFEVGKRHGLPEINIMNDDATINENGGKYEGLDRYEARKKIVEELDSLGLLGRIEDHSHNVGTCYRCHSVVEPLIKEQWFVKMDEMIKPASEAVKTGEIKLIPERMDKTYFNWTDNIRDWCISRQLWWGHRIPAWYCGDCGEIIVAKEEPKVCPKCGKSHLKQDEDTLDTWFSSALWPFSTLGWPNETPEYKYFYPTDVLVTGYDIIFFWVIRMIFSAYEQTGKAPFHTVMFHGLVRDSQGRKMSKSLGNGIDPLEIIDKYGADALRFTLITGNAPGNDMRFYNERVEASRNFANKVWNASRFIMMNLDAAEVPANIDLSELTPADKWILSRANKLSAEMTENMDAFELGIAVQKVYDFIWEEFCDWYIEMVKPRLYSDTDKTKAAALFTLKTVLINMLKLLHPFMPFVTEEIYQALRENEPNEAVKSAMEESIMISNWPTFKAEWDFAKEEAEVALIKEAVKSIRAVRTDKNVPPSRKAKVIVVSDKEEVRKVFTEGESFFASLSYASEVEVQADKSGIDDNAVSAVISQAVIYMPFSDLVDIDKEVERLEKEHKRLEGEIARSNGMLSNEKFVSKAPEAKINEEKEKLAKYTEMLKQVEEQLGRLKKN